A segment of the Manis javanica isolate MJ-LG chromosome 17, MJ_LKY, whole genome shotgun sequence genome:
GTAACACATCCAGAATAGAGACACCCCCCATTAGCCAGCCCTCGATCACTGAGGCCCCATTATTAACAGATTCCCCCAAGATAACCCCCAAATGCAGACCCCATGTTACCCAGAAAGAGATTCCCTGAGTGTAGCACCTTCAGGCTAGTCCCTATCCCCATATCCTCAATAATGGATTTTCACATTACTCCAAGTGATGGTGACCTCCACATAATGCACCACAGCAGAACATTCCTGAGTCACTCATCACTGGATCAGAGCCCTCCCCTATTAACAAagtctccccccaacccccactcatCAATTCCCCTTGAAATAAACAGGTCACACTTCTAAAGCAACAGCTAATAGACCCACATTTAACATCAGTATGATCCTCAAGATGTGACCCCATGGTCACCCCAAAACCCTTACCTTGCAATCAGAGACTGCCTCCATTAACAAAGACCCTTGCTCTTACCCCTTAAAAAGAGACCCCATTAACCAGCCCACTGTCACTCCCAATTTACAGACACCAAAAAAGTGCTGGAATTATAGGACCCCCAAGTCTTCCTACCCTCTGCACCCTCAAGAAACCCCCAGTGCCTTGTATGAAGCCCATCCCACATGGCCCACAGTCCCCGTGCTGGCCAGGCTCCCAGaaaattctctattttttaagCAATGACTTCCCCCTTTGGGGGACCCCAAAATTTGGAGGCCCCATTCTGGGACTCAGGGGATCCCAAACCCCAGAGTACACATCCCAAACTCCCCTATGCCCCCAGGTCCTACTCCCCAAGTGCCCCCTAGAAGACCCCAAGGCCCTAACTCCAAGGACCCCTAAATCATGGAATCCCCAAATCCCCAGAGAATCCCAAATTTTAAAATCCAAGCCCCCAGGAACCCCATTCATGCAGGTCCTTGTACCTGGGATAAGAAGATTGCAGTCAGAATATGTATATCGGGCTCCCAGGGCACCTGAAGCCCTATTCATAGGCACCTGTTTCAGGAGACCCCAAACAGGAATTCTCATCCCTGGAAACTGTAGGACTTTCATGCCCTGAGTCCATGGATCTCAAGACCCAAATGCGAAGAGCCCCAGCCCCAAAGGAACCCCAAATCCTAAAGTCTTCATCTCTAATATGTGAAGGGCCCCAAGCCTTGAGGGGACCCCCAACCCTGGAGCCCCCATTTCAGCCTACCTGCTGGTCACAGGTCCAAAACACCAAGTCTTAAGTCACTGGCCCCAAAGGACCTCACAGCACCCTGGCCAGACTAACCCCTCGAGGAAGAACCTGAAGGCCCGGGGGTCCAGGGCGGACCTGGGGCCCTGACCACCAAGGACAGCTCACAACTGCCCCTTCACTGCATGTCCCTGAACTCAGCATGATCCCTGTCCCCTTCAATAAAGACGTTTCTATGGCTTCTCTGTGTTGGTTCGTTATTTGGGGAGTTATGACCCCTGCCTCTTCACCCTTGCTGGGGGGTGATGGGAGAGGAAGTCCTTCTTTCAAAATACCCTGCCTTGGGTATGGGCATAAGATGATTTAGCCTGCTGTAAATTCCTCTTAAGTCTTGCCTCCTTTCTGCGGCTGTCCCTCCCACCGGGCCGACTCCGTAGTGTGGACTGGCCCGGTTCTGAGGCTCTGATTGGTCAATGCCAGACGAAGACCCGTCTCCGAAGGGTCCAATGCCAGGAAGTAAAGCCTATCAGTGAACGAAGGCGAGGCGGCGGGGAAATAGATGGCGAGAGCGCCGATTGGGTGGAAGGTGGAGCCTTAAGGCCTTTTAGAGTTCGCATTGGTCTGAGGACTCCTGCGTCAGGAATGTGGGGCGGAAGTTGCTGGGAGGGGAATGGCGGTGTTTAATTTGGGTACTGGAGGGGACGTTGGTGGACGGTCAGTTTTGGGGTGGCCTGGGGCGGAGATGGGGGTCTGAGAGGGTTGCGAGTGGGGATCCGGGGAAACTCAGAGTGCGGGGGCCTAGAAGACTCAGAGCGGGGCACTAGGGTTCAATGAGGGAGATTAAGTAGAGTCAGGCTCAGGGCTAAAGGTCCAAGGGTGCTGCAGTGAAGGGGCGATCGGCAAGGGAAGTATGAGGGTGTCcagagtgggggcaggggggttGCAAGAAGACTGGACGCGTCTGAGACTCAGATTGGGGGCAGAGGGTGCTCGGAATGGAGCAAGGGAAAGGGCTTGAGGTGGGAGAAGGGTCCATGGGGACCCTGACTGTTGTTAGAGAGCCGGGTGCCTGGTTGTAGGTCTGAAGTTGTGAGGATGGAGTCTCAAATTAAGGTGTTTGAAGGGGCTTTAGGGTGCAGCCCCGGAGGCAACGATGTGTGGCACTCTTGAGAAGGGCTCCCAGTGAGGTCAGAGCATGTTCTTTGTGGGCTTGAGGGGGTAAATATGTTTAGTTTGGTGGGCTCTTGGTGAATGGAGTTTGGGGGAGTGTTCTGTGTGCTCATTGTGTCCCAGGCAGCGAGGCTGGGGTTCATTGGATGGCTTTTGAGATGCTGAGGACCCAGGTTTTAGAAAGCAAGTATGTTTCACTGGCATGCTGAGATGAGGCCCTGGCCCATTATAGAGCAGAAAGCAGGATCATAGCCTGAGGTTGGGAGGCTTGGTGACTTCAGCATGTTCTCTCCTCACAGGCCTGGGTACATGGAGTTGGTGTCAATGGAGGATCAGGACTCCAGGGTCCCAGCCCTGGAACCATTCAGGGTGGAGCAGGTTGTCAGGGCTGTGGGTGTGGAGGGTGAAGGTGGGAGACAGTGGGGATAGGCAGGCCGATTCCTGGGTTTGTGGGGTGGGAATGCTCCAGATTTATTCTTATCCTCAGGGTCCAGCTCCCCCCTCTCCCTGACTTTCCATCCCCAAAATGGGTGTTGGTCCTTTGATTTCAGGCTCTGGGCTTTCTGAGGATGTTCCGAGCCTCACACCCAGAAGGAGGAGTTGGTCAGTGAGGCTAGGGCCTCTGTGTAGGTCAAAGGACCAGGCTTTTAAGAGGACCTCTCTATCCTAGGCACCACCTGTAATCTACTATGTCCCTGACTTCATCTCCAAGGAAGAGGAGGAGTATTTGCTTCGACAGGTGACCCCAACCTCCTTCTGGTCTATTTTTCCCCTCATCCcagatccttccccagctcccagaTCCTCAGTGAGAGCCCCCAAGGCTGCAGTGAAGATCCTGGTGGGAAGGAGAGTTCCCCACAGCATCCATAACTCACATTCCCTATTCCTCTCTCAGGACTTGCTTGGGCCTATcagaaagagctcttcccaggaGGATGAGGGAAAACCAAACTGATTCTTATAAAGGAAATGGTTATTATGGAGCTCAGACTCCCTGTGCTGAGATAGCCCAGTCCAACCTCCAAAACAATGTTATTGTGATCAGTGTCCTTGTGCTGGACTAGCCCAGTGCAACCTCAGagcctcagaaaaaaagaaagttacagagcTCATACTCTCTTCTGAAATAGCCCAATCCTATTATCTTAGAGAAAAGGAGGTTATAAATGTAGGATGAGGTAGCCCTGTTCCAGCCCTTGAGATTTGGAGAATGAAGAATTTGCAGTGTTAAGATTTCCGTGCTTAGATAGCCCAGGCATCAGAATGTTACAGAGTAAACTCTTCCCCCTGCTGAGATAGCTCAGCATAGACCCAGAGTCTTGGGAACAAGGTTACCAAGCACAGACCACCTGTGCTGAGATAGTCTAGTCTGTGTTCTATTTTTAAGATTTGGGGAAAGAAGAATTTACAAAGTCCTTGCAGCCTTTTGCAGCCCCAGATCCTTAATTATACAGCACATATCTCTGTGCTATCCCATCTAGTCCTGACTAGTTTGAGTCCAGGCATACAGAACAGCTACAAAACACAGACTCTTTTGCTGAGATAGCCCATTCCAGCCCTATAACCATGAAGGGAATGAGATTATTGAGTATAGACTTCTTGGACTTCTTGGAGATAGCTCATTCGAGACTCTTGGGATCTTGGCAGtagagaatttttaaagtattctctTTGCTGTGCTGAGATAGCTCAGCTTAACACATTCCCTCTCTCAGGTGAtaggaaaaaagaatgtttctATATAGCCCAGGAATCAGGAAATTACAGAGTGCAGACTAATTGCTGGACTTAAAAGAGCCCCAGCCAGCCCAGATCTTGAGTAGGTTCAGACCACACTGTAGCCCTGGTTTCTTTCTTCAATCCCAGTAGACACAGGAAAACTTTCAGGCCACAGAGGTCCACAGGGGAGAGGGCAAACAACAAAATCCTGAGAACACTATCCCAGAGAACAATCCCACAGACACTGAGATGTCCCATTTCCATCCCAGGGAAAGACCCTTATGTTGGCCTGGGTGGGAGAATCAAAAGGGTGGTCCTGAAAAAGGACTgacccacctccccacctcccaggtcTTCAATGCCCCAAAGCCAAAGTGGACCCAGCTCTCTGGGAGGAAGTTACAGAACTGGGGTAAGTGTCCCTTCCTGGGGACATGGGTGATTTTGGGATATGAGCTGGGACAGGCAGCTCAGCTTGGATAGTCTCAAGATATTGGGGTGAGGGAGTTGAGATTTTAAGGCATCCCAGGGGTGAGGAGGATTGTGAAGAATCAGTGGAGATCCTGAGAGGTTAGAGATTTCCTGGTGAATTGAGGGTATCCCAAAGGGTCTGGGGTTTGGAGAGGTCAGGAAACTTTTGAAGGGTCAGGTGATGATCTCCAAAGAGTCAGGGGTCACTGAGGGGGCCAGAGTGCTACCAACCACTGAGATTCCCTAATGGGGCCCCTGGTGCCAGGGCTCCTTGGCTGGGTGCTCTCAGGTTTCTATTGCCCTCCCCCAGGTGGGCTCCCCCACCCCCGGGGGATGGTTCCTGAGCGGCTGCCCCCGTGGCTCCAGCGCTGTGTGGACAAAGTATCTGACCTCAGCCTTTTTGGGAATCTCCCAGCCAACCACGTCCTTGTGAACCATTATCTACCCGGGGAGGGTATCATGGTAACCACACGCCCTCATTCGCGACCCCCAGAGCTCTGATCAGCTATGGGGCAGGGTATCATGTTGACCCACCTCCACTCTCATTAAGCAGCCACATACCCCAGTCAGGTACTCACCTCCCTGTGCCTAGCTGGGGAGCCCCCTTAAGTCCCagaaggtgggggagggtggaCTTCTGCCCTGTCCAGCCCTAGTgccttctccccagccccacGAGGATGGGCCACTGTACTACCCGACTGTCAGCACCATCAGCCTGGGCTCCCACACCATGTTGGACCTCTACGAGCCGCGGCAGCCAAAGGATGATGACCCTACAGAGCAGGTGGGCCCTGAGACACTGCTGCAGCCACTCGTGGACATTCTGACATCCCACATCCTTCAAGAGGCCCCCGTCCCACGTGCCTGCTGATACTCTCACAGATACTTTCCCCATCCCCTCGTGGAATACACCCACATTCTCCCATTCAACTCATCTGCTTGCAGGGCACCCTAGAAATCATATCCAAAGACACCCCGTGCCCACCACCTGCTGAGTAGATGCCCCCAAACCCTACAGATCACCTGGTCCCACACAATCGGAGGACTCCAATAGCCCAAGGTCCACATACCCCATGCAGGCCTCCCAA
Coding sequences within it:
- the ALKBH6 gene encoding alpha-ketoglutarate-dependent dioxygenase alkB homolog 6 isoform X4 yields the protein MAVFNLGTGGDVGGRPGYMELVSMEDQDSRVPALEPFRVEQAPPVIYYVPDFISKEEEEYLLRQVFNAPKPKWTQLSGRKLQNWALVPSPQPHEDGPLYYPTVSTISLGSHTMLDLYEPRQPKDDDPTEQPLPLGILFLADLQLALQPRTPPGPATSLLLEPRSLLVLRGSAYTRLLHGIAAARVDALDAASLPPNAAACPLARPGARLVRGTRVSLTIRRVPRVLRAGLLLSK
- the ALKBH6 gene encoding alpha-ketoglutarate-dependent dioxygenase alkB homolog 6 isoform X3; this translates as MELVSMEDQDSRVPALEPFRVEQAPPVIYYVPDFISKEEEEYLLRQVFNAPKPKWTQLSGRKLQNWGGLPHPRGMVPERLPPWLQRCVDKVSDLSLFGNLPANHVLVNHYLPGEGIMPHEDGPLYYPTVSTISLGSHTMLDLYEPRQPKDDDPTEQPLPLGILFLADLQLALQPRTPPGPATSLLLEPRSLLVLRGSAYTRLLHGIAAARVDALDAASLPPNAAACPLARPGARLVRGTRVSLTIRRVPRVLRAGLLLSK
- the ALKBH6 gene encoding alpha-ketoglutarate-dependent dioxygenase alkB homolog 6 isoform X1, with the protein product MAVFNLGTGGDVGGRPGYMELVSMEDQDSRVPALEPFRVEQAPPVIYYVPDFISKEEEEYLLRQVFNAPKPKWTQLSGRKLQNWGGLPHPRGMVPERLPPWLQRCVDKVSDLSLFGNLPANHVLVNHYLPGEGIMPHEDGPLYYPTVSTISLGSHTMLDLYEPRQPKDDDPTEQPLPLGILFLADLQLALQPRTPPGPATSLLLEPRSLLVLRGSAYTRLLHGIAAARVDALDAASLPPNAAACPLARPGARLVRGTRVSLTIRRVPRVLRAGLLLSK
- the ALKBH6 gene encoding alpha-ketoglutarate-dependent dioxygenase alkB homolog 6 isoform X5, whose amino-acid sequence is MAVFNLGTGGDVGGRPGYMELVSMEDQDSRVPALEPFRVEQAPPVIYYVPDFISKEEEEYLLRQVFNAPKPKWTQLSGRKLQNWGGLPHPRGMVPERLPPWLQRCVDKVSDLSLFGNLPANHVLVNHYLPGEGIMHHQPGLPHHVGPLRAAAAKG
- the ALKBH6 gene encoding alpha-ketoglutarate-dependent dioxygenase alkB homolog 6 isoform X2, which codes for MAVFNLGTGGDVGGRPGYMELVSMEDQDSRVPALEPFRVEQAPPVIYYVPDFISKEEEEYLLRQVFNAPKPKWTQLSGRKLQNWGGLPHPRGMVPERLPPWLQRCVDKVSDLSLFGNLPANHVLVNHYLPGEGIMPHEDGPLYYPTVSTISLGSHTMLDLYEPRQPKDDDPTEQPRTPPGPATSLLLEPRSLLVLRGSAYTRLLHGIAAARVDALDAASLPPNAAACPLARPGARLVRGTRVSLTIRRVPRVLRAGLLLSK